A DNA window from Sphaeramia orbicularis chromosome 22, fSphaOr1.1, whole genome shotgun sequence contains the following coding sequences:
- the foxi2 gene encoding forkhead box protein I2 has protein sequence MNSIDPQSHHHQHHQNHQNQHHHTSPTVGSLPPKGAQEAPDMAAVYCENFSSMYHHQQSLQGAQRPPGGYGLGDYASSPNPYLWLNGPPGVNSSASAYLHGNNPASFIPPSYGSQRQFLTNSPGFGGPDLGWLSIASQEELLKLVRPPYSYSALIAMAIQNAHEKKLTLSQIYQYVADNFPFYKKSKAGWQNSIRHNLSLNDCFKKVPRDEDDPGKGNYWTLDPNCEKMFDNGNFRRKRKRRSDPSGAGGVAVAAVGATKVEDGRPAAGAPLKPSDSPQLLGPSSPEMEAMNDNHKGSTSSLSPPGLASAAAAAPCFNNFYSSMSTLSSGAPSRPQGSLGLVNELSNRNITALSPYHANHGGQDTGASEHGEGLHFNRGVYYNTFGSGQSGQFNSHFYNSFSVNSLIYPREGAEL, from the exons ATGAACTCCATCGATCCTCAGTCCCatcaccaccagcaccaccagaaccaccagaaccagcacCACCACACCTCCCCGACCGTCGGTTCGCTCCCACCCAAAGGCGCACAGGAGGCCCCGGATATGGCCGCCGTGTACTGCGAGAACTTCAGCAGCATGTACCACCACCAGCAGAGCCTCCAAGGCGCGCAAAGACCCCCCGGCGGATACGGCCTGGGGGATTACGCATCGTCTCCAAACCCGTACCTGTGGCTCAACGGGCCCCCGGGCGTCAACTCGTCCGCGTCCGCGTACCTGCACGGAAACAACCCCGCGTCCTTCATCCCCCCCTCCTACGGATCCCAGAGGCAGTTCCTCACCAACTCACCCGGCTTCGGGGGTCCGGACCTGGGCTGGTTGTCCATCGCCAGTCAGGAGGAGCTGCTGAAACTGGTGCGTCCTCCGTACTCGTACTCCGCGCTCATAGCCATGGCCATCCAGAACGCGCACGAAAAGAAGCTGACCCTGAGCCAGATCTACCAGTACGTGGCAGATAACTTCCCCTTTTATAAGAAGAGCAAAGCCGGCTGGCAGAACTCCATCCGACACAACCTGTCTCTGAACGACTGCTTCAAGAAAGTCCCGAGGGACGAGGACGATCCAG GAAAAGGAAATTACTGGACGTTGGATCCAAACTGTGAGAAGATGTTCGATAATGGGAATTTCCGTCGGAAAAGGAAGCGACGTTCCGATCCCAGCGGCGCAGGAGGAGTGGCAGTGGCAGCGGTTGGGGCCACAAAGGTGGAGGATGGGCGGCCGGCGGCAGGGGCCCCTCTGAAGCCCTCAGACAGCCCCCAGCTCCTGGGCCCGTCCTCCCCAGAGATGGAGGCGATGAACGACAACCACAAAGGCTCCACGTCGTCGTTGTCGCCCCCGGGTTTGGcctccgccgccgccgccgctccgTGTTTCAATAACTTTTACAGCAGCATGTCCACGCTGAGCTCGGGGGCCCCCAGCCGGCCCCAGGGGTCTCTGGGACTGGTGAACGAGCTGTCGAACAGGAACATTACGGCTCTGAGTCCGTACCACGCCAACCACGGCGGGCAGGACACAGGGGCGTCGGAGCACGGCGAGGGCTTGCATTTCAACCGTGGAGTGTACTACAACACGTTTGGCAGCGGACAGAGCGGACAGTTCAACAGCCACTTCTACAACAGCTTCAGCGTCAACAGCCTGATCTACCCCCGGGAGGGAGCCGAGCTATAG